Genomic DNA from Ruminococcus sp. OA3:
GGATTGGCGTAATTAAAATATCCACCGTCTGACAGATCAAATTTCATCCCCCACAGATCATAGACCATATGCGGATTTTCGGAGTCCGGAAGTACACGGTTGTGGTCTCTTGCGATCCCCATCCTGTACGGATCATTCTTGTCCACATTGACGATCTCATCCAGGTGGGCCGTAAAGCGGTAGTGGTTACCAAGATAGCTGTCCACCCCGTCCTCATCGAGTCCCAGTCGCTCTGCCATTTCCATTTTTTTATCACGATGCGAGAAAGTAATCTGGCTTGGCAGATATGACGTGTTCTTTTTTGCTATTACATTTAATACTGTTTGACTTCTGGTCATAAACGTGTTGTCCTCTCTTTCACTTTACCCGGTATACCTGTCTGCGCGCTGGTTTTTAATTGTTTTTTGTGATATCATTATTATAAATTTAAAAAACGGCTTAGTAAATGCCGCAATTTGCCCCATACATGTTACATATTGCTCTTATAATGGAGGATGAAAATGTTAGAGAAAGACAGTGGAGTATACGGCGGAAGTGACTATTACGTCATGACGCCTTCAGAAGTAGCGAAATCATATTTCTATTATCTGACGATGTGCGGCCATATGCACACATACTATGGATATGCAAAAAAGAGAGACTATTACCCGGATATGCTGATCATGTGTATTATAAGCGGGACCATGATGCTGAGATATGGAGGAAAAGAATACAGACTAATTGCCGGTACCACAGCGCTGATCGACTGCCAGACTCCCCAGCATTATTTTACGGCAGATCACTGTGAATTTTCATTCGCACATTTTGGCGGTAAAGATATCCGTGCAGTCTATCCTTATCTTTACCGCACTTATGGCTGTATTTTTCAAAATGTTGAGCACAGAGAAGCTGCAAAGTTTCTGAACGCCATGATCCTCCGCTTTCGCAACGAACAGTTTGTCAGTGAAACGGAATGCTCCATGCTGCTGTACCAGATGGTATTTCATCTGTTCCCAAAAACTTATAACGGAAGGATTGCCTCCATCGCTGAGCCCGCATTAAACAGTGTGATTCAATATATCCATGGCCATCTGTCGGAACGGATATCACTCCGGGACCTTGCAGATATGGCACATCTCAGCCCCTACTATTTTTCCAGAATGTTCAAGAAACATCTCGGTTCATCACCCTATGATTATCTGATGAAAACCAGGATTAACCGTGCCAAGCATCTTTTAATGGACACCGATATGTCGGTCGGAGAGATTGCAGACGCCGTAGGCTTCAACAGTGCCTCACGCTTCTCACACGCATTCACCCAGCGGGTAGGAATCGCTCCGAGTGAATTCAGGGAATTTCCCGTGTAAACCCGGACTGGATCATTTTCACAGCAGTTACTCAACAGACTCATAGAATACATCCATCGCATGCGTCACCATCTTATAGGTGAGCTGCGCCATGTGTTCCGGTGATTCCGGATTGTCCTGCTCCATCCAGCTTTTCAGTAATCCCAGACAACCCGACAGACAGAAATCATAGTAATATTTCAGATCATTCTTTCCTGCTGGATATAAATGACTGATAGATTTAATGCTGTTCTCCGCAATGATCTCTTCAATCTGCCGGATAAAATGCATATCTCCGTGCTGCCCAAGCAAAGCGCAGCAGATTTCCTTGTTTTCTTCCAGAATGGTAAACATATCTGCAATAAAAGGAAATGTATTCTTGTTATGAGGCAGAACCGGATGGGCTTCTATGACCTGCTGTATCCGCATCAGGAGGTCCTGTTCGATACTGTCCAGCAGATTATGAATATCTGTATAATGCAGATAAAAAGTTGATCGGTTAATATCCACCTCATCAACCAGTTCTTTTACCGTAATCTCATTAATATTTTTTGTTTTCATCAGTTTTGCAAGACCTGCATTCAGCTGCGCCTTTGTTTTTCTGACTCTCCGGTCTGTCCTTTCCATTCTTTCCTCCTATGCCACACTCTGCGGCTTAAATCAGGGTTCTCAATCTACAGCTTTCAAAGATTCAGCGTATAATCGACATATATTTATCATATGTTGTTTAGTCGCCATTACGAGTATTATTGATGGTTGTATCTGCTAATTAAGTTTATTATAATACAGTCAGCAAAGAAAAACAACACATAGTCTATTAATGAATAGCAAATCTATTTCTCTACACCATGTGACATAAAGGAGTGAAATTCATGATCAAGAGAGAATGGAAAAAGTTACTGCACAACAAAATACTTCTGATAGTGCTGATTGCTATTATTGCGATCCCCACGATTTACACGACCCTGTTTCTCGGATCAATGTGGGATCCGTATGGTAATCTGGATAAACTTCCTGTAGCTGTGGTTAATAATGACCAGCCGGCACAGTATAACGGAAAAACCATGGATATCGGCACAAATCTGGTAGAAAATCTCAAAGAGGATTCTTCCCTTGCGTTTAATTTTGTCGATTCTGAGACTGCAGTGCAGGGGTTGAAAAACGGAACCTTCTATATGGTAATTACGATTCCGGAAGATTTCTCACAGAAAGCCACAACGCTGATGGATCAGACCCCGGAAAAAATGCATCTGGATTACGAGACAAATCCCGGTACCAACTATATCGCCTCCAAAATGAGTGATACCGCACTGCAAAAGATCGAGGAAAGCATTTCAAAAGAAGTGACAAAGGAATATACCAGAACAGTCTTTGAGCAGATTTCCGAATCCGGAGACGGCATAGCCGAGGCGGCGGACGGCGCCGGAGAACTCGAAGACGGTATCAAAACTGCCAAGGACGGAAACGCTACGATCAGCATCAACCTGAAAACACTTGCAGACAGCTCCCTGACTTTCAAAAGCGGCAGTGATGAGCTGAATGAGGGTATTTTGCAATACACTGACGGCGTCTCCAAAGTGGATGACGGAGCCAGACAGCTGCATGAGGGTGTCGATACCCTGTCCCATTCTGCCTCCTCGGGCACTTCGCAGCTTGCAGACGGTGCCTCAGAACTCTCCAATGGAATAACTGCGTATACCGACGGTGTTTCCCGGGCTGCAGACGGTGCAGATACCTTGAACGATCAGAGCAATGCGCTGAAGAGCGGTGTCTCTCAGATATCTTCGGGCGTTTCAGAATTAAAGACGGGGGCAGACACACTTCTCACCGGTGTCAGCAGTATGAGCCGGGAGATCGGCGATACACTGCCAGATCAGAATACCATTGATGCCCTGAGCGGCGGACTCACAACATACCAGCAGAGTATTGGGCAGATCAACGCCGGGCTTCAGAACTTTACCATACCGGATACATCCGAAGTGGCGCAGGCGGGTGCCATTCTCCAGGATGCCCTTTCCAATGCAGGTGCCGATACCGGTAATATTGCAGCAGCCCTTGCAACACTTACCGCTGATATGTCGAACCTTACGCCTGAACAGCAGCAGGCCGTCGGTGCACTCGCGCAAAACGCAGGGAATCTGAGTCAGCATCTGACAGATGCAGGCAGTGCAGCCCAGTCTGTCAGCAATGCTCTCGGTTCCCTCCAAGGAAGTCTCGGCGCACTGAACGAATTGAAGGCAGGCGTATCTGCATTAAATGAAAACGCAGACGCGGTACTCGGCGGGAGCATAACAGCCGTGTCCGGAATGTATCAGGGACTCTCCACTGTGAAAGGCGCGCTGGATGAGCAGATCATACCCGGGGTTACAGCTATTGATTCAGGACTGGAAGAAGTTCAAAACGGTGTGGATTCTGATCTGGCGAATGGAATCACCGCCTATACTGATGGTGTCTCCGAGGTAAATAAAGGATTAAAAGAGCTGAGTTCAAACTCCGAAACTCTGAAATCAGGTTCGGGTGATCTCAAATCAGGCGTTTCTGAACTGGCGAGCGGGCTGTCTGCCGGTGTGGAGCAGCTGAAAGACGGTACCGGCAGTCTGTATTCGGGCACTCAGGAACTGTGCTCAAACAGCAGTTCTCTGATATCCGGGTCCGGTCAGCTCAACAGCGGTGCCGCACAGATCAGCGATGGTGCCGGCCAGTTATACGACGGTTCCAAAACTCTGGGAAGCGGCATGGAGCAGCTGGAGGAAGGCAGCAATACGCTGAAGACCAGTCTGAAAGACGGTGCTGACCAGGTAAAAGAAAACTCAGCCGGTGACGGCACATTTGATATGTTCTCAAGCCCTGTCATCACAGAAAAAACTGAACTGACTGAGGTGGCAAACAACGGCCACGCCATGGCACCGTATATGATGTCTGTCGCACTCTGGGTGGGATGTATCGCATTCTGCATCATGTACCCGCTGACAGATTATAACGGACGTCTGAAGTCCGGCGTCTCATGGTGGCTGAGCAAGGCAACCGTCGTTACGGTCATAGCCGTGGCGCAGGCACTGGCCATGATCTCTCTGCTTCATGTATTCAATGGCTTTTCCCCTGTTGAAATGGGGAAAACGATATTACTGGCGTGCCTTGCCTCCATGACCTTTATGTCCATTATGTACTTTTTCAACATATGCTTCGGCAAGGTCGGCAGCTTTGCAATGCTGATCTTCATGGTTGTTCAGCTTGCCGGATCAGCCGGTACCTACCCTGTTGAAATCTCAGGCTCATTTGTGGCATCCATCCATAAATTTCTTCCGTTCACCTACACGGTCGATGGATTCAGAAGTACGATAGCGGGAGGAACATCAATCACAAAAGAATGCTTAATCCTGCTCGCGCTGCTGCTTATCTTTACCATATGTACGGTACTGATCTTCCAGTTCCGCACCAGGCGAATCAGGGCAGGCAAAAAATGCATCCTGGATTTTATGGAAAAGAAGGGATTGGCATAATTTACCCGGGCGGTTGAGAAGCAATTTGCTCCTCAACCGTTTTTTTAATGCCCTGCCCTCTTAAAAAGACCATGTTCACTGCAGAAAAAGTAGAGATCTCCGCCATACATTTTCGGAAAACGAACCTCTGCAGCCTGCTCGGGATACAGCTTTAGAAACATCACCCTGTCGTACGCCGCATAAGCCACAAAAGAAATGTAATGCTGTTTTGTCATATCATGCCGCAGTGTGATGTAATATTCATCATCGGCTGCGCTGACAACGCTTTTTTACTCTGATTTCAACAAACGCTCCGTAGAGTACAAAATATAACTTCTTATACCGTATGTAAACAAAATATTGTATAATAAATAAAACTCAAAAAAACCTGCCGCAATGGCCCTAAGCGGTGGATTACCCAAGTGGAGGTATAGCATGGATCACATCAAGATTACCGGCGCTCACGAAGGCTGCCTGAAGAACATTTCACTGGAAATACCGAAACATAAACTTGTAGTTTTTACAGGACTCTCCGGTTCCGGCAAATCAACACTGCTGGTTGATGTTCTCTTTCAGGAGTGTCAGCGGCAGTACCTGGAGGCAATGTCCTTTCAGGGTATTCAAAAGCCAAAGGTAGAACGCATACAGGGTGCTTCTCCGGCAATTGTGATTTCCCAGACAGATGCAAACAAAAATATACGCTCAACTGTTGGAACCCAGACAGATCTCTATACAGACCTGAGAATGATCTTTGAGAAGCTGGGGGTCCGAAGTTGTCCGCACTGTAGTGCCATCATATCCTCAGCAGACTGTAAGGAGGAAACAGAGAAGAATGGGAGTGATTTCC
This window encodes:
- a CDS encoding AraC family transcriptional regulator, which translates into the protein MLEKDSGVYGGSDYYVMTPSEVAKSYFYYLTMCGHMHTYYGYAKKRDYYPDMLIMCIISGTMMLRYGGKEYRLIAGTTALIDCQTPQHYFTADHCEFSFAHFGGKDIRAVYPYLYRTYGCIFQNVEHREAAKFLNAMILRFRNEQFVSETECSMLLYQMVFHLFPKTYNGRIASIAEPALNSVIQYIHGHLSERISLRDLADMAHLSPYYFSRMFKKHLGSSPYDYLMKTRINRAKHLLMDTDMSVGEIADAVGFNSASRFSHAFTQRVGIAPSEFREFPV
- a CDS encoding YhgE/Pip domain-containing protein, which encodes MIKREWKKLLHNKILLIVLIAIIAIPTIYTTLFLGSMWDPYGNLDKLPVAVVNNDQPAQYNGKTMDIGTNLVENLKEDSSLAFNFVDSETAVQGLKNGTFYMVITIPEDFSQKATTLMDQTPEKMHLDYETNPGTNYIASKMSDTALQKIEESISKEVTKEYTRTVFEQISESGDGIAEAADGAGELEDGIKTAKDGNATISINLKTLADSSLTFKSGSDELNEGILQYTDGVSKVDDGARQLHEGVDTLSHSASSGTSQLADGASELSNGITAYTDGVSRAADGADTLNDQSNALKSGVSQISSGVSELKTGADTLLTGVSSMSREIGDTLPDQNTIDALSGGLTTYQQSIGQINAGLQNFTIPDTSEVAQAGAILQDALSNAGADTGNIAAALATLTADMSNLTPEQQQAVGALAQNAGNLSQHLTDAGSAAQSVSNALGSLQGSLGALNELKAGVSALNENADAVLGGSITAVSGMYQGLSTVKGALDEQIIPGVTAIDSGLEEVQNGVDSDLANGITAYTDGVSEVNKGLKELSSNSETLKSGSGDLKSGVSELASGLSAGVEQLKDGTGSLYSGTQELCSNSSSLISGSGQLNSGAAQISDGAGQLYDGSKTLGSGMEQLEEGSNTLKTSLKDGADQVKENSAGDGTFDMFSSPVITEKTELTEVANNGHAMAPYMMSVALWVGCIAFCIMYPLTDYNGRLKSGVSWWLSKATVVTVIAVAQALAMISLLHVFNGFSPVEMGKTILLACLASMTFMSIMYFFNICFGKVGSFAMLIFMVVQLAGSAGTYPVEISGSFVASIHKFLPFTYTVDGFRSTIAGGTSITKECLILLALLLIFTICTVLIFQFRTRRIRAGKKCILDFMEKKGLA
- a CDS encoding TetR-like C-terminal domain-containing protein, with the protein product MERTDRRVRKTKAQLNAGLAKLMKTKNINEITVKELVDEVDINRSTFYLHYTDIHNLLDSIEQDLLMRIQQVIEAHPVLPHNKNTFPFIADMFTILEENKEICCALLGQHGDMHFIRQIEEIIAENSIKSISHLYPAGKNDLKYYYDFCLSGCLGLLKSWMEQDNPESPEHMAQLTYKMVTHAMDVFYESVE